A genomic segment from Montipora foliosa isolate CH-2021 chromosome 9, ASM3666993v2, whole genome shotgun sequence encodes:
- the LOC137971252 gene encoding uncharacterized protein gives MSEKFMKRYDERIKAPSFEEIDRKDPVAFKAARDRWNLERLVELEILKIYRDRVTECHRREEVNARQNCRKVVGDYMKAFNEYKRKAWFCTEEGSWTRWKVEYE, from the exons atgtctgaaaaattcatgaagAGGTATGATGAAAGAATCAAGGCCCCGTCCTTTGAGGAAATTGATCGAAAGGACCCAGTGGCCTTCAAGGCAGCAAGAGATCGCTGGAATCTGGAAAGACTTGTTGAGCTGGAAATATTGAAAATTTACCGTGATAGAGTCACAGAGTGTCACAGGAGAGAGGAAGTCAATGCAAGACAGAACTGTCGAAAGGTTGTAGGTGATTACATGAAAGCCTTCAATGAGTACAAGAGGAAAG CATGGTTTTGTACTGAAGAAGGCAGCTGGACCCGATGGAAGGTGGAATACGAGTAG